The Burkholderia pyrrocinia genome includes a region encoding these proteins:
- a CDS encoding DUF2827 domain-containing protein has translation MTSPVLNGLRIGITIGLRAPDESLWINGIKQNALFLAKLLMASPHGYRVTLVNTTDVPLTDALPWDRGVYDTRAFADMKDSLDVVIELGGQIDGEQTAYLKARGAKLVSYCCGVEYINAMEAMLFGRRLWDSLFINRGYDEVWAIPQIAPSSLPFLQSLRRCPGRVVPFVWDPMFLSARAQSLPGQGEYRPRSEPGKRLTVMEPNHNVVKFCVYPMLIIDEAYRRDPEAISFAHVTNADRLAHDSPEFVMLMNYLDIVRAGKASFVGRFDTPLFLADLTDIVVSHQWSNPLNYFYFDVCWQGYPLVHNASLAPDLGYYYPDNDVQQGADALLRALHTHDDDWEAYTRRQREILGRYTSANPALVAEYDALLANLVGATAA, from the coding sequence ATGACGTCTCCTGTCCTGAACGGCCTGCGCATCGGTATCACGATCGGACTGCGTGCCCCCGACGAAAGCCTGTGGATCAACGGCATCAAGCAGAACGCGCTGTTTCTCGCGAAGCTGCTGATGGCGTCGCCGCATGGCTACCGCGTGACGCTGGTCAATACGACCGATGTGCCGCTCACCGACGCGTTGCCGTGGGATCGCGGCGTGTACGACACGCGCGCGTTCGCCGACATGAAGGATTCGCTCGACGTGGTGATCGAGCTCGGCGGGCAGATCGACGGCGAGCAGACGGCCTACCTGAAAGCGCGCGGCGCGAAGCTCGTCAGCTACTGCTGCGGCGTCGAGTACATCAACGCGATGGAGGCGATGCTGTTCGGCCGCCGGCTGTGGGATTCTCTGTTCATCAACCGCGGCTACGACGAGGTGTGGGCGATTCCGCAGATCGCGCCGTCGTCGCTGCCGTTCCTGCAGTCGCTGCGCCGCTGCCCGGGGCGCGTCGTGCCGTTCGTGTGGGATCCGATGTTCCTGAGCGCGCGTGCGCAGTCGCTGCCCGGGCAAGGCGAATACCGGCCGCGCAGCGAGCCCGGCAAGCGGCTGACGGTGATGGAGCCGAACCACAACGTCGTGAAGTTCTGCGTGTATCCGATGCTGATCATCGACGAAGCGTATCGCCGCGATCCCGAGGCGATCAGCTTCGCGCACGTGACGAACGCCGATCGCCTCGCGCACGACAGCCCCGAGTTCGTGATGCTGATGAATTACCTGGACATCGTGCGCGCGGGCAAGGCGAGCTTCGTCGGGCGATTCGATACGCCGCTGTTCCTGGCCGACCTGACCGATATCGTCGTGTCGCACCAATGGTCGAACCCGCTCAACTACTTCTATTTCGACGTGTGCTGGCAGGGCTATCCGCTCGTGCACAACGCGAGCCTCGCGCCCGATCTCGGCTACTACTATCCGGACAACGACGTGCAGCAGGGCGCCGACGCGTTGTTGCGCGCGCTGCATACGCACGACGACGACTGGGAAGCGTACACGCGGCGCCAGCGCGAGATCCTCGGCCGCTATACGTCGGCGAATCCCGCGCTCGTCGCCGAATACGACGCGCTGCTCGCGAACCTGGTCGGCGCGACGGCCGCATAA
- a CDS encoding DUF4019 domain-containing protein — MNARTTLTRAKWLIGCAVASIAIGAHAQSAGESADTLLRDSDTVFKQLDAGQYGAVWGNAAAFVKTRIKQDQFAADMQHARQSVGTVGHRGWAQITRIRYANASAMPDGLYANVDYATTLTSGATVFEKLSFRLDDDGRWHLTGYVPRQSQGVVQ; from the coding sequence ATGAATGCACGCACGACGCTCACCCGCGCAAAATGGCTGATCGGCTGCGCCGTCGCTTCGATCGCGATCGGCGCGCACGCGCAATCCGCCGGCGAATCGGCCGACACGCTGCTCCGCGACTCGGACACCGTGTTCAAGCAGCTCGACGCCGGCCAGTACGGCGCGGTGTGGGGCAATGCCGCCGCGTTCGTGAAGACGCGCATCAAGCAGGATCAGTTCGCGGCCGACATGCAGCATGCGCGCCAGTCCGTCGGTACGGTCGGCCATCGCGGCTGGGCACAAATCACGCGCATCCGCTACGCGAATGCGTCGGCGATGCCCGACGGGCTCTACGCGAACGTCGACTACGCGACGACGCTGACGAGCGGCGCCACCGTGTTCGAGAAGCTGAGCTTCCGCCTCGACGACGACGGCCGCTGGCACCTGACGGGCTACGTGCCGCGCCAGTCGCAAGGCGTCGTGCAGTAA
- a CDS encoding FkbM family methyltransferase: MNQTVRNFVVIDSIHGPFVINRHCALQAEALIKTGRPHIQGELDTILQVIDQLPDGAIAVDGGANAGLVCVPIAHRLRARGGRVYAFEPQRTLFHALGGTVVLNELDNLHLLNMGLASCNGTMKVPDVDYGQDADFGTVSLVDGQSSGGTPTPVVRLDSLGLPRLDFLKLDIEGMEIDALRGARQLIETHLPWCWIEYWKVGEAPIIDTFTGLDYTFYRIDGLNMLCVPNPHWDRQRLFISGEPLAVASAAENGADRAAAAHGDADSPETNWNRALDHESRCEWGHAIDRWQRARGRGLDDDAIALQLASCYGFAGAPEAGLAALDHFGDPAALPDATRGRIELAHSALLLRAGRRDEAARATVASENVLTAAQFGLPTEQLYQGQPLQGKRLLVLSYGGIGDQLQYARYLHALDALGCAGVTVVVPDALTGLLHHTFPRIDFVGAHGAWADASQIAHDYWCSFLMLAAQFGYAPAPEGAPAAYLSCPTAHAAAWRERVSRDGHAAGTRRIGLNWRGRDESDARFHRAASLRDLAPLARIHGHAAYCINRDLSAQSEQSDLPVTFPHHAIGDFSDLAALMLAMDAVVTTCTAHIHVAGALGVPAVLLLSPKADARWETGPRTALYPGIRIVRAAHVGQWDDAIDRAMAFVLGGFGKD, from the coding sequence ATGAACCAGACAGTCCGCAATTTCGTCGTGATCGATTCGATCCACGGCCCGTTCGTCATCAACCGGCACTGCGCACTCCAGGCCGAGGCGCTGATCAAGACCGGCCGACCGCATATCCAGGGCGAGCTCGATACGATCCTGCAGGTGATCGACCAGTTGCCCGACGGCGCGATCGCGGTGGACGGCGGCGCGAATGCGGGGCTCGTGTGCGTACCCATCGCGCACCGGCTGCGCGCGCGCGGCGGCCGCGTATACGCGTTCGAGCCGCAGCGCACGCTGTTTCATGCGCTCGGCGGCACCGTCGTGCTCAACGAACTCGACAACCTTCATCTGCTGAACATGGGGCTCGCGAGCTGCAACGGCACGATGAAGGTGCCCGACGTCGACTACGGACAGGACGCCGATTTCGGCACGGTGTCGCTCGTCGACGGTCAATCGTCGGGCGGCACGCCAACGCCGGTCGTCAGGCTCGATTCGCTCGGCCTGCCGCGGCTCGACTTCCTGAAGCTCGACATCGAAGGGATGGAGATCGACGCGCTGCGCGGCGCGCGCCAGCTGATCGAAACGCATCTGCCGTGGTGCTGGATCGAATACTGGAAGGTCGGCGAAGCGCCGATCATCGATACGTTCACCGGCCTCGACTACACGTTCTACCGGATCGACGGATTGAACATGCTTTGCGTGCCGAACCCGCACTGGGACCGGCAACGGCTGTTCATCTCGGGCGAGCCGCTCGCCGTCGCATCGGCGGCCGAAAACGGCGCGGATCGCGCGGCAGCCGCCCACGGCGACGCCGATTCGCCCGAAACGAACTGGAACCGCGCACTCGACCACGAGTCGCGCTGCGAGTGGGGGCACGCGATCGACCGCTGGCAACGCGCGCGCGGCCGCGGGCTCGACGACGATGCGATCGCGCTGCAGCTGGCGTCGTGCTACGGCTTCGCCGGCGCGCCCGAGGCCGGGCTTGCGGCGCTCGACCACTTCGGCGATCCGGCCGCACTGCCCGACGCGACGCGCGGGCGCATCGAACTGGCGCACTCGGCACTGCTACTGCGCGCCGGCCGACGCGACGAGGCCGCGCGCGCCACCGTCGCCAGCGAAAACGTATTGACGGCCGCGCAGTTCGGGCTGCCGACGGAGCAGCTCTACCAGGGCCAGCCGCTGCAAGGCAAGCGGCTGCTCGTGCTCAGCTACGGCGGCATCGGCGACCAGCTCCAGTACGCGCGCTACCTGCATGCGCTGGACGCGCTCGGCTGCGCGGGCGTGACCGTTGTCGTTCCCGACGCGCTGACGGGCCTGCTGCACCATACGTTCCCGCGCATCGACTTCGTCGGCGCGCACGGCGCGTGGGCCGACGCGTCGCAGATCGCGCACGACTACTGGTGTTCGTTCCTGATGCTCGCCGCGCAGTTCGGCTACGCACCGGCGCCGGAAGGCGCGCCGGCCGCGTACCTGTCGTGCCCGACCGCGCATGCGGCCGCGTGGCGCGAGCGCGTGTCGCGCGACGGCCACGCGGCCGGGACGCGCCGCATCGGGCTCAACTGGCGCGGGCGCGACGAAAGCGACGCGCGTTTCCATCGCGCGGCCAGCCTGCGCGACCTCGCGCCGCTTGCGCGGATACATGGCCACGCCGCGTACTGCATCAACCGCGACCTGTCCGCGCAGTCCGAGCAATCGGACCTGCCGGTGACGTTCCCGCATCACGCGATCGGCGATTTCAGCGATCTGGCGGCGCTGATGCTCGCGATGGACGCCGTGGTGACCACCTGCACCGCGCACATTCACGTCGCCGGCGCGCTCGGTGTGCCGGCCGTGCTGTTGCTCAGCCCGAAGGCCGACGCGCGCTGGGAGACCGGCCCGCGCACCGCGCTCTATCCAGGCATCCGGATCGTGCGCGCCGCGCATGTCGGGCAATGGGACGACGCGATCGACCGCGCGATGGCGTTCGTGCTCGGCGGTTTCGGGAAGGATTGA
- a CDS encoding acetyl/propionyl/methylcrotonyl-CoA carboxylase subunit alpha — MFDKILIANRGEIACRVAATCKRLGIASVAVYSDADANAKHVAACDEAVHIGGSAAADSYLRLERIIEAARATGAQAIHPGYGFLSENEDFAHACEQAGIVFIGPPVDAIAAMGSKAAAKALMHAAAVPLVPGYHGDDQDAANLHREADAIGYPVLLKASAGGGGKGMRVVERSDDFPAALASCQREAASSFGNDRVLIEKYLTRPRHVEVQVFGDTHGNTVYLFDRDCSVQRRHQKVLEEAPAPGLADDVRRAMGEAAVAAARAVGYVGAGTVEFIMTGDAFYFMEMNTRLQVEHPVTEMVTGLDLVEWQLRVASGGPLPLKQDALRVQGHALEARLYAENPARGFLPSTGTLKHLRLPEGVEFDIGASVRVDSGVREGDAITPFYDPMIAKLIVHGADRAEALGLMLRALRACEVVGLHTNAAFLQRIVACEPFATADLDTGLIERNHDALFAPQQPPRATLALACAALLARERGAAAHRASPWGALPDWRLNGGYRRTLEWHAIDREADVTVAYEDDGAGARIATGDAAAQPFSWTRGATPLDFDVTLDGVRSSGRVYADGDTFHVFTQGAAETFEWRNLIAHAGDAEQGGGRLTAPMPGKVIAVLVEPGQKVEAGTPLIVMEAMKMEHTIGAPSAGVVAEVLYGVGDQVADGAQLLMMAEG, encoded by the coding sequence ATGTTCGACAAGATTCTGATCGCCAACCGCGGCGAAATCGCGTGCCGCGTCGCCGCGACGTGCAAACGTCTCGGGATCGCGAGCGTCGCCGTCTATTCCGACGCTGACGCGAACGCGAAACACGTGGCCGCATGCGACGAAGCCGTGCACATCGGCGGCTCGGCAGCCGCGGACAGCTATCTGCGCCTTGAGCGCATCATCGAAGCCGCGCGCGCAACCGGCGCGCAGGCGATCCACCCGGGCTACGGCTTCCTGTCGGAGAACGAGGATTTCGCGCATGCGTGCGAGCAGGCCGGCATCGTGTTCATCGGGCCGCCGGTCGACGCGATCGCCGCGATGGGTTCGAAGGCCGCCGCGAAGGCGCTGATGCATGCGGCCGCCGTGCCGCTCGTGCCCGGCTATCACGGCGACGACCAGGACGCGGCTAACCTGCATCGCGAAGCCGACGCGATCGGCTATCCGGTGCTGCTGAAGGCGAGCGCGGGCGGCGGCGGCAAGGGGATGCGCGTGGTCGAGCGCTCCGACGATTTCCCGGCGGCGCTCGCGTCGTGCCAGCGCGAAGCCGCGAGCAGCTTCGGCAACGACCGCGTGCTGATCGAGAAATACCTGACGCGCCCGCGCCACGTCGAGGTGCAGGTGTTCGGCGACACGCACGGCAATACCGTCTACCTGTTCGACCGCGACTGCTCGGTGCAGCGCCGTCACCAGAAGGTGCTCGAGGAAGCGCCGGCGCCGGGCCTGGCCGACGACGTGCGTCGCGCGATGGGCGAGGCGGCCGTCGCGGCCGCGCGCGCGGTCGGTTATGTCGGCGCGGGCACCGTCGAATTCATCATGACGGGCGACGCGTTCTACTTCATGGAAATGAACACGCGCCTGCAGGTCGAGCATCCGGTCACCGAGATGGTCACGGGGCTCGATCTCGTCGAATGGCAATTACGCGTCGCGTCCGGCGGGCCGCTGCCGTTGAAGCAGGACGCACTGCGCGTGCAGGGCCACGCGCTCGAGGCGCGCCTCTACGCGGAGAACCCCGCGCGCGGCTTCCTGCCGTCGACGGGCACGCTGAAGCACCTGCGGTTGCCGGAAGGCGTCGAGTTCGACATCGGCGCATCGGTGCGCGTCGACAGCGGCGTGCGCGAAGGCGACGCGATCACGCCGTTCTACGATCCGATGATCGCGAAGCTGATCGTCCATGGCGCAGACCGCGCGGAAGCGCTGGGCCTGATGCTGCGTGCGTTGCGCGCGTGCGAGGTGGTCGGCCTGCATACGAATGCCGCATTCCTGCAGCGGATCGTTGCGTGCGAACCGTTCGCGACGGCCGACCTCGACACGGGCCTGATCGAGCGCAACCACGACGCGCTGTTCGCGCCGCAACAGCCGCCGCGCGCGACGCTCGCGCTCGCGTGCGCGGCGCTCCTCGCGCGCGAACGCGGGGCGGCCGCGCACCGCGCATCGCCGTGGGGCGCGCTGCCGGACTGGCGGCTGAACGGCGGCTATCGCCGCACGCTCGAATGGCATGCGATTGATCGCGAAGCGGACGTGACGGTCGCGTACGAGGACGACGGCGCCGGTGCGCGCATCGCGACCGGCGACGCAGCCGCGCAGCCGTTCTCGTGGACGCGCGGCGCAACGCCGCTCGATTTCGACGTGACGCTCGACGGCGTGCGCAGCAGCGGCCGCGTGTATGCGGACGGCGATACGTTCCATGTATTCACGCAGGGCGCGGCCGAGACGTTCGAATGGCGCAACCTGATCGCGCATGCGGGCGACGCCGAGCAGGGCGGCGGCCGCCTGACCGCGCCGATGCCCGGCAAGGTGATCGCAGTGCTGGTCGAGCCCGGCCAGAAAGTCGAAGCCGGTACGCCGCTGATCGTGATGGAAGCGATGAAGATGGAGCACACGATCGGCGCGCCGAGCGCGGGCGTCGTCGCGGAAGTGCTGTACGGCGTCGGCGACCAGGTCGCGGATGGCGCGCAGCTGCTGATGATGGCGGAAGGCTGA
- a CDS encoding DUF2827 family protein, which translates to MKLNVAITMNVQRDATQSIWYNGANQHCVYLYMLLKQSPLVGEVWLAHDDGIADYPHALMMDAFGDALRPLSSVVHQTDLLIEMNAFIDPSHTDVVRQRGGKCVSYRFGNDYVIAVETINFEKNDWRPNPHRVQFDEIWTNPQHMHTCAAYFQAVYRAPVIELPHIWSPYFIERSLEADPELKTRFGYRNHGPAKRIAFFEPNLNVVKSSIVPMLAANACYVEHPELVEHVYMTNTFDKKENAAFKHLALGLEMVRDGKATADVRAPFVAWAAHHTDIVVSHHWENGLNYLLYDALYGNYPLVHNSPFLRDVGYYYPDFEIFDAARAIATAAQTHDARLDDYAAAARRCLHQVDTLAEHNVRAYSAQIQHLFAGRALG; encoded by the coding sequence ATGAAACTCAATGTCGCGATAACGATGAACGTGCAGCGCGACGCGACGCAGTCGATCTGGTACAACGGCGCGAACCAGCACTGCGTGTACCTGTACATGCTGCTGAAGCAGTCGCCGCTGGTCGGCGAGGTCTGGCTCGCGCACGACGACGGCATCGCCGACTATCCGCACGCGCTGATGATGGACGCGTTCGGCGACGCGCTGCGGCCGCTGTCGTCCGTCGTCCACCAGACCGACCTGCTGATCGAGATGAACGCGTTCATCGATCCGTCGCACACGGACGTGGTGCGGCAACGCGGCGGCAAGTGCGTGTCTTACCGCTTCGGCAACGACTACGTGATCGCGGTCGAGACGATCAACTTCGAGAAGAACGACTGGCGGCCTAACCCGCACCGCGTGCAGTTCGACGAGATCTGGACCAACCCGCAGCACATGCACACGTGCGCGGCTTATTTCCAGGCTGTCTATCGCGCGCCGGTGATCGAGCTGCCGCACATCTGGTCGCCGTATTTCATCGAGCGCAGCCTCGAGGCCGACCCTGAGCTGAAGACGCGCTTCGGCTACCGCAACCATGGCCCCGCGAAGCGCATCGCGTTCTTCGAACCGAACCTGAACGTCGTGAAGAGTTCGATCGTGCCGATGCTCGCCGCGAACGCGTGCTACGTCGAGCACCCGGAGCTCGTCGAGCACGTGTACATGACCAACACGTTCGACAAGAAGGAAAACGCCGCCTTCAAGCATCTCGCGCTCGGGCTCGAGATGGTGCGCGATGGCAAGGCGACCGCCGACGTGCGCGCGCCGTTCGTCGCGTGGGCCGCGCATCACACCGACATCGTCGTGTCGCACCATTGGGAAAACGGCCTCAACTACCTGCTGTACGACGCGCTGTACGGCAACTACCCGCTCGTGCACAACTCGCCGTTCCTGCGCGACGTCGGCTACTACTATCCGGACTTCGAGATCTTCGACGCGGCGCGCGCGATCGCGACCGCCGCGCAGACGCATGACGCGCGGCTCGACGACTACGCGGCAGCCGCCCGCCGCTGCCTGCACCAGGTCGACACGCTCGCCGAGCACAACGTCCGCGCGTATTCCGCGCAGATCCAGCACCTGTTCGCCGGCCGCGCACTCGGCTGA
- a CDS encoding DUF2827 domain-containing protein: protein MSDSNARQAPGEGKRLVVGVSLFVRGAGQSLWENGIFQNCLLLILLLRQSPLVAEAVMVNGGEQIADPQMMLGEWDVPLLTMDEALQRCDVLIEMSAQFGADYLRAFRERGGKVVTMRVGNDYVIDIERAMFNKPSGFLFSGAPYDAVWTIPEFERSCLHYYQTGLRAPVTIVPHIWHPMLFDKARASLGAGLSFGYQPGKPRWRVTMFEPNICMVKTSIIPMLVTEEAYRAKPDFVEMVRVCNTVHLKDHTTFVHFAKRLDIVEHGITTFESRYAVYEFMAAYGDVVVSHTWENAQNYLYYELLYGDYPLIHNSPFLGKAGYFYPDFDCQAGGRALLQAFAEHDAKLDAYREQSKHVLDSVSIYNPENVAAYTGAIATLYRDA, encoded by the coding sequence ATGTCGGACTCCAATGCCCGTCAAGCACCCGGCGAGGGCAAGCGTCTCGTCGTCGGCGTGTCGCTGTTCGTGCGCGGCGCCGGCCAGTCGCTGTGGGAAAACGGCATTTTCCAGAACTGCCTGCTGCTGATCCTGCTGCTGCGCCAGTCGCCGCTCGTCGCGGAAGCCGTGATGGTGAACGGCGGCGAACAGATCGCCGATCCTCAGATGATGCTCGGCGAATGGGACGTGCCGCTCCTGACGATGGACGAAGCGCTGCAGCGCTGCGACGTGCTGATTGAAATGAGCGCGCAGTTCGGCGCGGACTACCTGCGCGCGTTCCGCGAGCGCGGCGGCAAGGTCGTCACGATGCGGGTCGGCAACGACTACGTGATCGACATCGAACGCGCGATGTTCAACAAGCCGTCGGGCTTCCTGTTCTCGGGCGCGCCGTACGATGCCGTGTGGACGATTCCCGAGTTCGAGCGCTCGTGCCTGCACTATTACCAGACAGGCCTGCGCGCTCCCGTCACGATCGTCCCGCACATCTGGCATCCGATGCTGTTCGACAAGGCGCGCGCGTCGCTCGGCGCCGGCTTGTCGTTCGGCTATCAGCCTGGCAAGCCGCGCTGGCGCGTGACGATGTTCGAGCCGAACATCTGCATGGTGAAGACCAGCATCATCCCGATGCTTGTGACCGAGGAAGCGTATCGCGCGAAGCCCGATTTCGTCGAAATGGTGCGCGTGTGCAACACGGTGCACCTGAAGGATCACACGACGTTCGTCCACTTCGCGAAGCGCCTCGACATCGTCGAACACGGCATCACGACGTTCGAAAGCCGTTATGCGGTGTACGAGTTCATGGCCGCGTACGGCGATGTGGTGGTGTCGCATACGTGGGAAAACGCGCAGAACTACCTGTACTACGAGTTGCTGTACGGCGACTATCCGCTGATCCACAACTCGCCGTTCCTCGGCAAGGCCGGGTATTTCTATCCGGACTTCGACTGCCAGGCCGGCGGCCGCGCGCTGCTGCAGGCGTTCGCCGAGCACGACGCGAAGCTCGACGCGTACCGCGAGCAGTCGAAGCACGTGCTCGACTCGGTCAGCATCTACAACCCCGAGAACGTCGCCGCTTATACCGGCGCGATCGCCACCCTCTATCGCGACGCGTGA
- a CDS encoding phosphocholine-specific phospholipase C, which yields MATHSRRDFLKFSAGLAGATAATALLPESIRKALAIEPNTVTGTIQDVQHIVVFMQENRSFDHYLGHLSGVRGYNDRFPITLPNGKPVWFQPRQEDKTSVIAPFRYDTTNPGVNAQCIGGLPHTWATTHGAIDNGRADQWAVQKTNMTMGYHVRDDIPFQYALADAFTVCDNYFCSIPGNTHPNRMYLMTGMVDPLGTGGGPLLDNTDYIDNQFDKIQLPPFSWKTYPERLEQAGISWQVYQQGTGFDNFTGNYGTNMLACFNNFVNAPAGSSLQTRGMSTRPITQLKADVQANALPQVSWLLPPAAYSEHPKFTPLYGAYYLSTILDALTSNPEVWSKTVLLIMYDENDGFFDHVVPPQAPTLPGSGMSTVDVSLERHNVVTATQTGTYTADNLPYGLGPRVPMFVVSPWSKGGFVCSQVFDHTSVLQFIEKRFGVMETNISPWRRAICGDLTSALDFSKSDATLPTLPSTQAYVAQADLQCSRASSQTAPASTAQQVVTAQEPGTRPARALPYELHVTGQLQAQGYALTFANTGTQGAHFWVYTGDPTAMPRRYTVEAGKQLTDTWALDANGNYLLSVWGPNGYFRRFAGSAAADAGAKPEITACYDVANGDVYVTLANAGSSALTVTATDVAYGGPARTLTIPAGQRVEAHWDLSCSSHWYDLQFAVAGNAGWTRRIAGHVETGKASMTDPAAVAPTTTAI from the coding sequence ATGGCCACCCATTCGCGACGCGATTTTCTGAAGTTCTCCGCCGGCCTGGCCGGCGCGACCGCCGCCACCGCACTGCTTCCCGAATCGATCCGCAAGGCGCTGGCGATCGAGCCGAATACCGTGACGGGCACGATCCAGGATGTCCAGCACATCGTCGTGTTCATGCAGGAGAACCGCTCGTTCGACCACTACCTCGGTCACCTGAGCGGCGTGCGCGGCTACAACGACCGTTTCCCGATCACGCTGCCGAATGGCAAGCCGGTCTGGTTCCAGCCGCGGCAGGAGGACAAGACGAGCGTGATCGCGCCGTTCCGCTACGACACGACCAATCCGGGCGTCAACGCGCAGTGCATCGGTGGCCTGCCGCATACGTGGGCGACGACGCACGGCGCAATCGACAACGGCCGCGCGGACCAATGGGCGGTGCAGAAGACCAACATGACGATGGGCTATCACGTCCGCGACGACATCCCGTTCCAGTACGCGCTCGCGGACGCGTTCACCGTGTGCGACAACTACTTCTGCTCGATTCCGGGCAACACGCATCCGAACCGCATGTACCTGATGACGGGCATGGTCGATCCGCTCGGCACGGGCGGCGGCCCGCTGCTCGACAATACCGACTACATCGACAACCAGTTCGACAAGATCCAGTTGCCGCCCTTCAGCTGGAAGACCTACCCGGAGCGGCTCGAGCAGGCCGGCATCTCGTGGCAGGTCTACCAGCAGGGCACCGGGTTCGACAACTTCACCGGCAACTACGGCACGAACATGCTGGCGTGCTTCAACAACTTCGTGAATGCGCCGGCCGGTTCGTCGCTGCAGACACGCGGGATGAGCACGCGCCCGATCACGCAACTGAAAGCCGACGTGCAGGCGAACGCGCTGCCGCAGGTATCGTGGCTGCTGCCGCCCGCCGCGTATTCGGAACATCCGAAGTTCACGCCGCTTTACGGCGCCTACTACCTGTCGACCATCCTCGATGCGCTGACGTCCAATCCGGAGGTGTGGAGCAAGACCGTCCTGCTCATCATGTACGACGAGAACGACGGCTTCTTCGACCATGTCGTGCCGCCGCAGGCGCCGACGCTGCCGGGATCCGGCATGAGTACCGTGGACGTGTCGCTCGAGCGGCACAACGTCGTGACCGCGACGCAGACCGGCACGTATACGGCGGACAACCTGCCGTACGGTCTCGGCCCGCGCGTGCCGATGTTCGTCGTCTCGCCGTGGTCGAAGGGCGGCTTCGTCTGCTCGCAGGTCTTCGATCACACATCGGTGCTGCAATTCATCGAGAAGCGTTTCGGCGTGATGGAAACGAACATCTCGCCGTGGCGCCGCGCGATCTGCGGCGACCTGACGTCGGCGCTCGACTTCTCGAAATCGGACGCCACGTTGCCGACCTTGCCGAGCACGCAGGCGTATGTCGCGCAAGCGGACCTGCAATGCTCGCGCGCGTCGTCGCAAACCGCGCCGGCCAGCACCGCGCAGCAGGTCGTGACGGCGCAGGAGCCCGGCACGCGGCCGGCGCGTGCGCTGCCGTACGAATTGCACGTCACCGGCCAGCTCCAGGCGCAAGGCTACGCGTTGACGTTCGCGAATACCGGCACGCAAGGCGCGCACTTCTGGGTCTATACGGGCGATCCCACCGCGATGCCGCGCCGCTACACGGTTGAAGCGGGCAAGCAGCTGACCGATACGTGGGCGCTCGATGCGAACGGCAACTACCTGCTGAGCGTCTGGGGCCCGAATGGGTATTTCCGGCGCTTCGCGGGATCAGCCGCCGCGGACGCCGGCGCGAAGCCTGAAATCACCGCGTGCTACGACGTCGCCAACGGCGACGTCTACGTGACGCTCGCCAATGCGGGCAGTAGCGCGCTCACGGTCACCGCGACCGATGTCGCGTATGGCGGGCCGGCGCGCACGCTGACGATTCCGGCGGGGCAGCGCGTCGAAGCGCACTGGGATCTGTCGTGCAGCAGCCACTGGTACGACTTGCAGTTCGCGGTCGCGGGGAATGCGGGCTGGACGCGCCGCATCGCGGGGCATGTCGAAACCGGCAAGGCCAGCATGACCGACCCCGCCGCCGTGGCGCCGACCACGACAGCGATCTGA
- a CDS encoding EAL domain-containing protein, protein MNAVEARLEANREANRDEIDLVFGAPDDHPDLASVRSFVESRLGFAHEPVCRADLSGGVLYQECLARLRWGERDALPPASFLPRLESLGLMRWFDRLVVGRTIDGLRADPGAVYGCNVAAASAIVDDAWLAIFRRLEREPSVAARLVIEITETGPLNPVAGRSFVNRFRQAGCRIAIDDFGVGFSALNNLVVGNPDIVKLDRSILSMIKRNAIGRYQFRRLIAFAHEGARHVVVEGVENEIDRQIIVDAGVAWAQGIRFSWRSPAAA, encoded by the coding sequence ATGAATGCGGTCGAAGCTCGCCTGGAGGCGAATCGGGAAGCGAATCGTGACGAAATCGATCTCGTGTTCGGCGCGCCCGACGATCATCCCGACCTCGCGTCGGTGCGCAGTTTCGTGGAGAGCCGGCTCGGGTTCGCGCACGAACCCGTATGCCGGGCCGACCTGTCGGGTGGGGTGCTTTACCAGGAATGCCTGGCGCGGTTGCGGTGGGGCGAGCGCGATGCGCTGCCGCCGGCCTCGTTCCTGCCGCGCCTCGAGTCGCTCGGATTGATGCGCTGGTTCGACCGGCTCGTGGTCGGCCGGACGATCGACGGGCTGCGCGCCGATCCGGGTGCCGTCTACGGTTGCAACGTCGCGGCGGCGAGCGCGATCGTCGACGACGCGTGGCTGGCCATTTTCAGGCGGCTCGAGCGCGAGCCGTCGGTTGCGGCGCGGCTGGTGATCGAGATCACGGAGACGGGGCCGCTGAATCCCGTCGCGGGCCGGTCGTTCGTGAACCGCTTTCGGCAGGCAGGATGCCGCATCGCGATCGACGATTTCGGTGTCGGCTTCAGCGCATTGAACAATCTGGTGGTCGGCAATCCCGATATCGTGAAGCTCGACCGGTCGATCCTGTCGATGATCAAGCGCAACGCGATCGGGCGCTACCAGTTCCGCAGGCTGATCGCGTTCGCGCATGAAGGCGCGCGGCACGTCGTCGTCGAAGGCGTGGAGAACGAGATCGACCGGCAGATCATCGTGGATGCCGGCGTCGCCTGGGCGCAGGGCATCCGCTTTTCATGGCGGTCGCCGGCCGCCGCGTGA